A window of the Streptomyces luomodiensis genome harbors these coding sequences:
- a CDS encoding histidine triad nucleotide-binding protein translates to MAGEPQTDCLFCKIVSGEVPATVVRETDTTVAFRDINPQAPTHVLVIPKAHYPDAASLAAADPRITADVLREAGAVAADEKIDGTGYRVVFNTGSGAGQTVFHAHAHVLGGRGLNWPPG, encoded by the coding sequence GTGGCGGGAGAACCGCAGACCGACTGCCTGTTCTGCAAGATTGTCTCGGGGGAGGTGCCGGCCACCGTCGTCCGCGAGACGGACACCACCGTCGCTTTCCGCGACATAAACCCCCAGGCGCCCACCCACGTCTTGGTGATCCCCAAGGCGCACTACCCGGACGCGGCCTCCCTCGCCGCCGCCGACCCGCGGATCACCGCGGATGTGCTGCGCGAGGCGGGCGCGGTCGCCGCCGATGAGAAGATCGACGGCACCGGCTACCGCGTGGTGTTCAACACCGGCTCCGGCGCCGGCCAGACCGTCTTCCACGCCCATGCCCACGTCCTGGGCGGCCGTGGGCTCAACTGGCCCCCCGGATAA
- a CDS encoding short-chain dehydrogenase/reductase, whose amino-acid sequence MRDSPLEDRTVVVTGAARGLGAALARELARRGARTALLGHEKRALDEVAASLPTAALALEVDVTDVTALESAAREVRGHLGRPSVVVANAGVAVAGLLAASDPAVWRRVIDVNLSASALTAHTFLPDLMASAGYFLQIGSLASFGAAPTMSAYCASKAGVEAFAHSLRAEVAHHGVAVGIAYLNWVDTDMIGDDDSAEALRALRSHMPPPVRRVSEVDAVAIRLARAVERRRTALYVPTWLRLAQVARAALPPVVLRVSRRALPRIEAERPLRPTGLLGAGGRADECVGGRADERPGEP is encoded by the coding sequence ATGAGAGACAGTCCGCTCGAGGACCGGACCGTGGTGGTGACGGGAGCCGCCCGCGGGCTGGGCGCGGCACTGGCGCGCGAGCTCGCACGACGCGGCGCCCGGACGGCACTTCTCGGCCATGAGAAGCGGGCGCTGGACGAGGTGGCCGCCTCGTTGCCGACCGCCGCGCTGGCCCTCGAGGTCGATGTCACCGACGTCACCGCCCTGGAGAGCGCGGCCCGGGAGGTCCGCGGACACCTGGGCCGCCCGTCGGTCGTGGTCGCCAACGCGGGGGTCGCGGTGGCCGGGCTGCTGGCCGCATCGGATCCGGCCGTCTGGCGTCGGGTGATCGATGTGAACCTCAGCGCGAGCGCCCTTACGGCACACACCTTCCTCCCGGACCTCATGGCCTCCGCCGGCTATTTCCTCCAGATCGGATCGCTGGCGTCGTTCGGCGCCGCGCCCACGATGAGCGCCTACTGCGCGTCGAAGGCGGGTGTGGAGGCGTTCGCCCACTCGCTCCGAGCCGAAGTGGCACACCACGGCGTCGCGGTCGGCATCGCCTACCTCAACTGGGTCGACACCGACATGATCGGTGACGACGACTCAGCCGAGGCGCTGCGTGCGCTGCGCTCCCATATGCCGCCACCGGTCCGTCGCGTCTCCGAGGTGGACGCGGTCGCCATCCGGCTGGCGCGCGCCGTGGAGCGGCGCCGCACCGCGCTCTACGTGCCCACATGGCTCCGCCTCGCCCAAGTGGCACGGGCCGCGCTGCCGCCCGTCGTGCTGCGCGTGTCCCGCCGCGCGCTGCCCCGCATCGAGGCCGAGCGGCCGTTGCGCCCCACCGGCCTGCTGGGCGCGGGCGGACGAGCCGACGAATGTGTGGGCGGACGAGCCGACGAACGGCCCGGAGAGCCATAG